In the Nitrospirota bacterium genome, one interval contains:
- a CDS encoding rubredoxin — protein sequence MEKWRCTVCGYIYDPEAGDPDGGVEPGIPFEDLPEDWVCPVCGAPKEEFEKLSE from the coding sequence ATGGAAAAATGGAGATGCACCGTTTGCGGCTACATCTATGACCCGGAAGCCGGAGACCCCGACGGGGGCGTGGAGCCGGGAATCCCTTTTGAAGACCTTCCCGAGGACTGGGTGTGCCCCGTGTGCGGGGCTCCCAAGGAAGAATTCGAGAAGCTTTCGGAATAG
- a CDS encoding ferritin family protein produces the protein MDAIDISLKMETDAVEFYTKAADRTDHPVGKKMFLSIADDERRHIDMLNALLKGMHLSHKDVNPMAEIRTVFQQMKDQMQQQVRATTDEIEALTMAMRMEQESYDYYAKMSREAPDPKSRDLFARLVKEEQQHYEIFSNTLSFLTDTGNWFMWEEHSIVDGGTPWA, from the coding sequence ATGGACGCCATAGACATTTCCCTCAAGATGGAAACAGACGCCGTCGAGTTCTATACGAAGGCCGCCGACAGGACGGACCATCCGGTCGGCAAGAAGATGTTCCTCTCCATCGCCGACGACGAAAGGCGCCACATAGACATGCTCAACGCCCTCTTGAAGGGGATGCACCTGTCCCACAAGGACGTCAACCCCATGGCTGAGATAAGAACGGTCTTCCAGCAGATGAAGGACCAGATGCAGCAGCAGGTGCGGGCCACCACCGACGAGATAGAGGCCCTCACCATGGCCATGCGGATGGAGCAGGAGAGCTACGACTACTACGCGAAGATGTCCAGGGAGGCCCCCGACCCCAAGAGCAGGGACCTCTTCGCACGGCTGGTCAAGGAAGAACAGCAGCACTACGAAATCTTCTCCAACACCCTTTCGTTCCTCACCGACACGGGCAACTGGTTCATGTGGGAGGAGCACAGCATCGTGGACGGGGGGACGCCCTGGGCCTAG